From the Purpureocillium takamizusanense chromosome 6, complete sequence genome, one window contains:
- a CDS encoding uncharacterized protein (COG:S~TransMembrane:10 (i133-150o156-173i180-198o204-227i248-269o289-305i312-331o337-354i420-443o488-509i)~EggNog:ENOG503NWBX), protein MGADAASTTTNTTSSSSFARKQCLIKLCRAFLLYGAPTHSIEEFMTVSSVHLDIDAHFLYVPMSMVVTFDDGTRGGTELHIIRLEPGIEVGRLMEVFRIYKDLVHAIIDVEEATRRLDDATERRPRFSIKLRVLMYGLASACCAPVAFQGRLVDTPFALVLGSAVGLFQEVWYPADDHFIPLFEMTAGIITAFIARALGSIQNGDVFCFGAIAQSSIVFILPGYMVLSSSLELHTGHIVAGSARMVHAVISTLFLGYGMAIGTCLYGLVDSGATTEVGCRDQLQRKWQSLFALAFIICQCIIRQAQWRQMPAICAIALAGFWVNSFCSRLFDGDTHAAAMLGALSVGLLSNLHFRLYRPAQTLWLALMSGLKSTSSWCCLTEGRNLGHRWGRRPSCDSDAESSPAAPPTKVPPRKGSCSLAVAVMLQAILIQLPTSLAIHGFLAADTVFTSSLKSNPLTAADDAAGHLDGARLPGTLDMTFFGAFWKVIQGIVGVSFGLLISNMIAYPFGRGLSLRKE, encoded by the coding sequence ATGGGCGCGGACGCcgcgagcaccaccaccaacaccaccagcagcagctcattTGCGAGAAAACAGTGTCTGATCAAGCTATGCCGGGCGTTTCTGCTGTACGGCGCCCCGACCCATAGCATCGAAGAGTTCATGACCGTCTCTTCGGTGCACCTCGACATAGATGCCCACTTCCTGTACGTGCCCATGAGCATGGTGGTGACATTCGACGATGGCACGCGAGGAGGGACGGAGCTCCACATCATCCGCCTCGAGCCCGGCATAGAAGTCGGCCGTCTGATGGAGGTTTTTCGCATATACAAGGATCTCGTACACGCCATCATTGATgtggaggaggcgacgaggcggttgGACGACGCCACCGAACGGAGGCCCAGATTCTCCATCAAGCTGCGGGTTCTCATGTACGGACTGGCGTCGGCATGTTGCGCCCCCGTCGCGTTCCAGGGTCGCCTTGTTGATACGCCGTTCGCCCTGGTGCTGGGGAGTGCCGTTGGCTTGTTCCAGGAGGTCTGGTACCCGGCCGACGACCACTTTATACCCCTGTTCGAGATGACGGCCGGCATCATCACGGCCTTTATCGCGCGAGCCCTGGGCTCGATCCAAAACGGCGACGTATTTTgcttcggcgccatcgcaCAAAGCAgcatcgtcttcatcctgCCGGGGTACATGGTGCTGAGCAGCTCCCTGGAGCTGCACACGGGACATATCGTCGCGGGAAGCGCACGCATGGTACACGCCGTCATCAGCACTCTGTTTCTCGGATACGGCATGGCCATCGGTACGTGCCTGTACGGACTGGTGGACAGCGGCGCCACGACCGAGGTGGGCTGCAGGGACCAGCTCCAGCGGAAGTGGCAGTCGCTGTTCGCTCTGGCCTTCATCATCTGCCAGTGCATCATCCGTCAGGCGCAGTGGAGGCAAATGCCCGCCATATGTGCCATCGCTCTCGCCGGGTTCTGGGTCAACTCGTTTTGCAGCCGGTTGTTTGACGGGGACACGCACGCGGCCGCCATGCTGGGCGCCCTGTCCGTCGGGTTGCTCTCGAACCTGCACTTTCGGCTGTACCGgccggcgcagacgctcTGGCTGGCCTTGATGTCGGGCCTCAAGTCTACCTCGTCATGGTGCTGCCTCACCGAAGGGCGGAACTTGGGCCACAGATGGGGCCGACGACCCTCGTGCGACAGCGACGCGGAATCGtccccggccgcgccgccgacaaaggTGCCCCCTCGCAAGGGGAGCTgcagcctcgccgtcgccgtcatgctgCAGGCCATACTCATCCAGCTGCCGACCAGTTTGGCCATACACGGCTTCCTGGCGGCGGACACTGTCTTCACGAGCTCGCTCAAGAGCAACCCGCTGACCGcggcagacgacgccgccggccacctgGATGGCGCGAGGCTCCCGGGGACCCTGGACATGACATTCTTCGGTGCCTTCTGGAAGGTCATTCAGGGGATCGTGGGGGTGAGCTTTGGGCTCTTGATCAGCAACATGATCGCATACCCCTTTGGGAGGGGGCTTTCTCTCCGCAAGGAATAA
- a CDS encoding uncharacterized protein (EggNog:ENOG503P8IY~SECRETED:SignalP(1-18~SECRETED:cutsite=VSA-IS~SECRETED:prob=0.6616)~COG:S): MRLLVALLVPFFALAVSAISLLDLQKKLPPCSLVCLAQGVSDNHCSLDDFACQCSKLEKIIKTVAPCLVKAGCGLENITATASIVFDVCEHDVPDNVTLESSTNTAPAGAKATSGAVTTTMITHGAGWAAVAAIVAAAVML; the protein is encoded by the exons ATGAGACTTCTCGTCGCATTACTCGTCCCCTTTttcgcgctcgccgtctccgccatcTCACTCCTCGATCTGCAGAagaagctgccgccgtgctcgctcGTCTGCCTCGCGCAAGGCGTCAGCGACAACCACTGCTCGCTCGACGACTTTGCCTGCCAATGCTCAAAGCTGGAGAAGATCATCAAGACGGTCGCGCCGtgcctcgtcaaggccggctgCGGGCTTGAAAACATTACCG CAACGGCTTCGATCGTTTTCGACGTTTGCGAGCATGACGTCCCCGACAATGTGACGCTAGAGTCATCGACCAacacggcgcccgcgggcgcAAAGGCCACGTCCGGGGCtgtcacgacgacgatgatcacccacggcgcgggctgggcagccgtggcggccattgtcgccgcagccgtcaTGCTATGA
- a CDS encoding uncharacterized protein (EggNog:ENOG503PXNQ): MDEAPTQSSRSPVSALGHSQPVSAAPLIAAAPQIPPAPPSAPVLVDIEDSDEESGEENPYATIEEAAEKLCTLMDSLQGDFVGKGFPLTGAAVDELQDAAIDIWLQRGFLDAEDDDIKEDMVNLLKSLFQVKRQAIQFRHKFKNSRVLRSASAKAAESSSLKSLQELQLGPTPRGRIQYTSEQLSQLAAGAMPRPKDLDQADYLPAPGKRAKISQTPKIDGLAQVRKWLDNGKRHAPAGAQVLVSSSAASASFSIPATTAAMPAVTMPGPLTALSETSCEAMELDSLPPTPASRWGVPSGQGASGYQQAAKPYASSISGTNKSSEPAATRTAVQLNPVAKGLANSLWAN; encoded by the exons ATGGATGAAGCACCTACCCAGAGCTCACGCTCTCCCGTATCGGCGCTTGGCCACTCACAGCCTGTTTCAGCTGCCCCTCTCATCGCCGCTGCACCTCAAATCCCGCCAGCACCTCCCAGCGCACCTGTACTGGTTGACATCGAGGATTCTGACGAAGAGTCGGGTGAAGAAAACCCTTACGCGACCATCGAAGAGGCGGCAGAGAAGCTTTGTACGCTCATGGACAGCCTTCAGGGCGACTTCGTTGGCAAAGGCTTCCCCTTGACAGGCGCCGCTGTTGATGAGCTTCAGGATGCTGCTATCGACATCTGGCTTCAGCGAGGCTTTCTAGATGCCGAAGACGATGATATCAAGGAGGACATGGTGAACCTTCTTAAGAGTCTGTTTCAGGTCAAGCGTCAAGCAATCCAGTTCCGTCACAAGTTCAAGAACAGCCGGGTACTTAGATCGGCCAGCGCAAAGGCAGCCGAATCATCCTCGCTCAAGTCGCTTCAAGAGCTCCAGCTTGGTCCGACTCCGCGAGGACGGATCCAGTACACGTCTGAGCAGCTCTCACAGCTAGCTGCTGGAGCAATGCCACGCCCCAAAGACCTGGACCAGGCGGACTACCTTCCTGCTCCAGGGAAGCGAGCCAAAATCTCTCAAACACCGAAGATTGACGGTCTCGCCCAGGTTCGGAAATGGCTCGACAATGGAAAAAGGCATGCGCCAGCGGGTGCGCAGGTCCTCGTGTCATCATCGGCAGCTAGTGCCAGTTTCTCTATTCCTGCAACCACGGCCGCGATGCCTGCTGTCACAATGCCTGGCCCTCTCACAGCGCTTAGTGAAACGTCTTGCGAGGCAATGGAGCTTG ACTCGCTCCCGCCTACTCCAGCGTCACGCTGGGGAGTTCCATCTGGCCAAGGCGCCAGCGGATACCAACAAGCAGCCAAACCCTACGCATCCTCTATCTCAGGTACCAACAAGAGTAGtgagccagcagcaacacgtACTGCAGTGCAGCTTAATCCGGTCGCAAAGGGCCTGGCCAACTCGCTCTGGGCCAATTAG
- a CDS encoding uncharacterized protein (EggNog:ENOG503P6B5) yields MSRVTAPVSKLARAAAGPLLDASASAHGAGAALMPKYAELLRTRRSSEHADSSRGLTTTHRPTPQPSIANRTKPLMQTFHSSSSFSSSASAAHLDAAFLPSMADLAGPSASASGPRVPLLPDNYSAAHAADASDATVQLPEVSIVAANPENVIPGTPLSEVEGIGLDGVELKFVHEGRSNRIHELESEGQSGGMLRDLWKGMVDDVLGPSKRTA; encoded by the exons ATGTCCCGCGTAACGGCCCCCGTCTCcaagctcgcccgcgccgccgccggcccgctcctcgacgcctcggcctcggcacacggcgccggcgccgccctcatgCCAAAGTACGcagagctgctgcgcaccCGCCGGAGTAGTGAGCACGCGGAT TCCTCGCGCGGCCTCACCACCACTCACCGTCCCACGCCGCAACCCTCCATCGCCAACCGGACCAAGCCCCTCATGCAGACCTTCcactcctcttcctcgttctcgtcctcTGCGTCCGCCGCGCACCTGgacgccgccttcctcccctcAATGGCGGACCTCGCCGGCCCGTCGGCCTCCGCCTCGGGTCCGCGCgtgcccctcctcccggaCAACTACTCGgccgcgcacgccgccgacgcctccgaCGCTACCGTCCAGCTTCCCGAGGTCTCCATCGTTGCCGCCAACCCGGAGAACGTCATCCCCGGGACGCCCCTTTCCGAGGTCGAGGGCAttgggctcgacggcgtggagCTCAAGTTCGTCCACGAGGGCCGGTCCAACCGCATCCACGAGCTCGAGAGCGAGGGGCAGAGCGGTGGCATGCTGCGCGACCTGTGGAAAGGCATGGTCGACGATGTCCTCGGTCCTTCTAAACGCACCGCCTAA
- a CDS encoding uncharacterized protein (EggNog:ENOG503P9I8), which yields MDDDGGGILNIELSDTEDVIEKQANRTGQSEAEFQAVKADYKAKVENGEIFKTISLPLAPGAGKMALQQVVHAIEELYYFRRYQEALDFIKTLTDDGSQRAFDQDTRNLVDNYEARCYRKLNPSS from the exons atggacgacgacggcggcggcattcTCAATATTGAGCTCTCAGACACCGAGGATGTCATTGAGAAGCAGGCCAACCGCACCGGCCAGTCCGAGGCTGAGTtccaggccgtcaaggccgactACAAGGCCAAGGTAGAAAACGGCGAG ATATTCAAGACAATCAGTCTGCCTCTGGCCCCTGGGGCCGGCAAGATGGCTCTCCAGCAAGTCGTTCacgccatcgaggagctCTACTACTTTCGTCGCTACCAGGAAGCGCTCGACTTCATCAAGACGCTCACTGATGACGGCAGTCAACGAGCCTTTGATCAGGACACGCGCAACCTTGTTGACAACTACGAAGCCAGATGTTATCGAAAGTTGAATCCATCCAGTTGA
- a CDS encoding uncharacterized protein (EggNog:ENOG503PXNQ), translating to MSDNVDPSVVEQACFADLSRLRQNELPLSSKEHRGSSYTPVGDNSARNIATDIKKNLKSKWNVTIFDEESEQIQGLSNEDTRPWAKKVAQAYMNKNPASS from the exons ATGAGTGACAACGTCGACCCGtcggtcgtcgagcaggcttGCTTC GCCGACTTGAGCCGGCTTCGACAAAACGAACTGCCCTTGAGCAGTAAGGAGCACAGAGGCTCCTCCTACACTCCTGTGGGAGACAATTCTGCCCGTAACATTGCTACGGACATCAAGAAGAATCTCAAAAGCAAGTGGAATG TGACAATCTTCGACGAGGAATCGGAGCAAATTCAAGGACTTTCCAACGAAGACACCAGGCCTTGGGCCAAAAAGGTGGCCCAAGCCTACATGAATAAGAACCCAGCGTCTTCGTAA
- a CDS encoding uncharacterized protein (COG:S~EggNog:ENOG503P0XB) — protein sequence MPATKLITVYGATGVQGGSVVNSLLQNKSGDFSVRAISRDPESDKAKALASRGVEVVKGDGFSKDQMLEAFKGSWAAFVNTNSTDPNLNQPDGLTESGLGKIIVDAAFEAGVQHLLYSGLASASAATNGEIPCRDFEEKYAVGEYAKSKGFKSVAIISMGWYMENHIIEENADLMGGFPFHPDTEGYLTLQMPGWGGDGNVPWIAVEEDYGDIAHGVLLDPEAYNGRLIQTMSQLAKPEALVDEFVKVTGKKARFVAVDDWTKFETYGSPDLESIKNMFGFLERSGGKYYGGAYDLEPAKKLKAKAAAAKGLAENERDLTTLSQFVRKHFSS from the exons ATGCCCGCCACCAAGCTCATCACTGTCTATGGCGCCACCGGCgtgcagggcggcagcgtcgtcaaCTCCCTGCTCCAGAACAAGAGCGGCGACTTCTCGGTGCGCGCCATCTCCCGGGACCCAGAATcagacaaggccaaggcgcttGCCAGCCGTGGTGTCGAAGTCGTCAAGGGCGACGGCTTTTCCAAGGACCAGATGCTGGAGGCTTTCAAGGGAAGCTGGGCCGCCTTTGTCAACACCAACTCAACCGACCCG AACCTGAACCAGCCGGATGGCCTGACGGAAAGCGGCCTCGGGAAGATTATCGTCGACGCTGCATTCGAGGCTGGCGTCCAACACCTCCTGTACAGCGGCCTGGCCTCTGCCAGCGCGGCCACAAACGGTGAAATTCCGTGCCGCGACTTTGAAG AGAAATACGCCGTTGGAGAGTACGCCAAGTCCAAGGGATTCAAGAGcgtggccatcatcagcatgGGCTGGTATATGGAGAACCACATTATTGAGGAGAATGCGGACCTGATGGGAGGCTTCCCCTTCCATCCTGATACCGAGGGCTACCTCACGCTTCAGATGcccggctggggcggcgacggcaacgtgCCTTGGATCGCCGTGGAGGAGGACTATGGCGACATTGCCCACGGCGTGCTCCTCGACCCGGAGGCGTACAACGGCCGCCTGATCCAGACGATGAGCCAGCTCGCCAAGCCCGAGGCCCTTGTCGACGAGTTTGTCAAAG TAACTGGCAAGAAGGCGCGGTTCGTTGCCGTGGACGACTGGACAAAGTTCGAAACGTATGGAAGCCCGGACCTGGAGTCGATCAAGAACATGTTTGGCTTTCTCGAGCGTTCGGGCGGGAAATACTACGGCGGAGCCTACGACCTGgagccggccaagaagctcaaggccaaggcagcggcagccaaggGCCTGGCGGAGAATGAGCGCGATTTGACGACTTTGAGCCAGTTTGTCCGCAAGCACTTTTCTTCGTAG
- a CDS encoding uncharacterized protein (COG:S~TransMembrane:2 (o13-31i52-71o)~EggNog:ENOG503NZBS), with translation MASASSKVGGLTAAVRILTPLAVGSAGYAAYRINWAVAVRKFLIGPGRTSRVLLLLFVVFNWKNLPFAWTYRVFYAILYHNVLRKSPALTPRALFKPLISETRTPLLEIDYNLHKSNSTYFTDLDISRTHLVGYLCRPALRKLAHNPQTRLIEDPRTGKPAKGSLGILLGAVGCSFKREIAAYKGYELWSRVLSWDRKWMYIITHFVPKGAARPTEWLDPRFGKVRTRGSGDAMGGWETKIHATAVSKYVFKLGRITVHPAVVLEESGLLPPRPDGGWTSGEAQLGDEGADVAGVDLAKEGEWDWRRVEAQRRRGMELAGQFQGLDESHALFTGGSSGALGAFGPC, from the exons atggCCTCTGCGTCGAGcaaggtcggcggcctgACCGCCGCGGTGCGCATCCTCacgccgctggccgtcgggTCCGCCGGCTACGCGGCGTATCGCATCAACTGGGCCGTGGCGGTCCGCAAGTTCCTGATAGGGCCGGGTCGGACCTCgcgcgtcctgctgctgctctttGTGGTGTTTAACTGGAAGAACCTGCCCTTTGCGTGGACT TATCGTGTCTTCTACGCAATCCTGTACCACAACGTCCTGCGCAAGTCGCCCGCCCTCACGCCCCGCGCGCTCTTCAAGCCGCTCATCTCCGAGACGCGCACCCCCCTCCTCGAGATCGACTACAACCTGCACAAGTCCAACTCGACCTACTTCACCGACCTCGACATCTCGCGCACGCACCTCGTCGGGTACCTCTGCCGGCCCGCCCTGCGCAAGCTGGCGCACAACCCGCAGACGCGCCTCATCGAGGACCCGCGCACGGGTAAGCCCGCCAAGGGCTCCCTCGGcatcctgctcggcgccgtgggctgCAGCTTCAAGCGCGAAATCGCCGCCTACAAGGGCTACGAGCTCTGGAGCCGCGTGCTCAGCTGGGACCGCAAGTGGATGTACATCATCACGCACTTTGTGCCcaagggcgcggcgcgcccgacCGAGTGGCTGGACCCGCGGTTCGGCAAGGTCCGCACGCGCGGGTCGGGCGACGCCATGGGCGGGTGGGAGACCAAGATccacgccacggccgtgAGCAAGTACGTCTTCAAGCTGGGGCGCATCACCGTCCATCCGGCTGTTGTGCTCGAGGAGTCGGGCCTGCTGCCCCCGCGACCGGACGGCGGCtggacgagcggcgaggcccagctcggcgacgagggcgccgacgtggccggcgTGGACTTGGCCAAGGAAGGCGAATGGGACTGGCGtcgcgtcgaggcccagcgcaGGCGTGGCATGGAGCTCGCCGGTCAGTTCCAGGGTCTGGATGAGAGCCACGCTCTCTTCACAGGCGGCAGCAGTGGTGCTCTGGGCGCATTCGGGCCTTGCTAA
- the GLE2 gene encoding RNA export factor gle2 (COG:A~EggNog:ENOG503NU7G), translated as MAGIFGGGAASQAASSTSTLGDLKQDVALSDPPTDSISDLAFSPAANTPDFLAVASWDNKVRIYEIAQNGQSQGRHAYEHSQPVLNCDFSKDGTKLASAGADKNVKVCDLGSQQDIVIGTHDQPVRSCRFFDSGSGTMVVSGSWDKTVKYWDLRQQGPAATVQCQERVYTMDVRNDLCVVGTADRYINVIDLKNPTKFYKTLQSPLKWQTRVVSCFTDSAGFAIGSIEGRCAIQYVEEKDSSSNFSFKCHRDAAVNNVVNVHAVNAISFHPVHGTFSTAGSDGTFHFWDKDAKHRLKGYPNVGGSITATTFNKTGSIFAYAISYDWSKGYQHNTQSYPIKVMLHPVTNDECKPRPSMKKR; from the exons ATGGCGGGCATCTTTGGTGGAGGCGCCGCTTCCCAGGCTGCTTCTTCCACGAGCAccctcggcgacctcaagCAGGACGTCGCCCTCAGCGACCCCCCCACAGACAGCATCTCGGACCTCGCCTTCTCCCCAGCCGCCAACACGCCCGACTTCCTCGCCGTTGCGAGCTGGGACAACAAGGTCCGCATCTACGAAATTGCCCAGAATGGCCAGAGCCAAGGCCGACACGCGTACGAGCATAGCCAACCCGTGCTGAACTGCGACTTCTCCAAG GATGGAACTAAGCTGGCCTCTGCCGGTGCGGACAAGAACGTCAAGGTTTGCGATCTTGGCTCGCAACAggacatcgtcatcggcaccCACGACCAGCCCGTGAGATCCTGTCGGTTCTtcgacagcggcagcggcaccatgGTGGTCTCGGGCTCGTGGGACAAGACGGTCAAGTACTGGGACCTCCGGCAGCAGGGccccgccgcgacggtgcAGTGCCAGGAGCGCGTGTACACCATGGACGTGCGGAACGACCTGTGCGTGGTGGGCACCGCGGACCGCTACATCAACGTCATCGATCTCAAAAACCCGACCAAGTTTTACAAGACGTTGCAGAGCCCACTCAAGTGGCAGACGAGGGTTGTTAGTTGCTTCACCGACTCCGCCGGCTTTGCTATCGGTAGTATCGAGGGCCGCTGCGCGATTCAGTACGTGGAGGAGAAAGACTCGAG CTCCAACTTCTCGTTCAAGTGCCACCGCGATGCAGCCGTCAACAACGTTGTTAACGTTCacgccgtcaacgccatctCGTTCCACCCCGTTCATGGCACCTTCAGCACGGCCGGCTCAGATGGCACGTTCCACTTCTGggacaaggacgccaagCACCGGCTCAAGGGCTATCCCAACGTCGGGGGCAGCatcacggcgacgacgttcAACAAGACGGGCAGCATCTTTGCATACGCCATCAGCTACGACTGGAGCAAGGGGTATCAGCATAACACGCAGAGCTACCCCATCAAGGTCATGCTGCACCCCGTTACGAACGATGAGTGCAAGCCGCGTCCGTCGATGAAGAAGCGGTAG